The Streptomyces sp. 135 sequence CGCCGCCATCCGCGACACCGGCGGGAAGCCCAGCTCGGCCCGGTCCGCGAGCTCCCGCACCGCGTGCCCCACGGGGTCCCACCGCACCAGCGCCTGCACGGGCCGCAGCGTCGGCTCGGCGACGACCACCACGGTGCCGCCCGCACCCTGCGGACGCACGAGCGAGGCGGCCCCGATCCACCGCCGCAGCGCGTCCTCGCCCGCCCGCAGATCGGGCCGGCCGAGCATGGCCCAGCCGTCCAGCAGCAGCGCGGCGGCGTACCCTCCCTCGGCGACGGGCTCCGCCCCGGGCGTGCTGACCACCAGCGCGGGCGCTCCCGGCACCGTGTCGAGCACCTGCTCGCGCCCCGACGTCCGTACCGGCACCGCCGGAAACGCCCGCCCCAGCTCCTCGGCCGTCCGCCGCGCCCCCACGACCTGCGCCCGCAGCCGGAACCCACCGCAGGAATCGCAGTGCCAGGCGGCTTCCGCCACCCCGCACCAGCCGCAGCGCAGAGCGGCGCCACTCTCCTGCGCCTCCAGCGGACCGGCGCACCGGCGGCACCGCGCGGGCTCCCGGCACCGCTCGCACGCGAGCCGCGGCACATAGCCGCGCCGGGGCACCTGGACCAGGACGGGCCCGTGCTTCAGCCCTTCCCGCACGGCCCGCCAGGCCAGCGTCGGCAGCCGCGCGGCCCGCGCCGCCTCGTCACGCGCGAGGTCCCCGTCGCCCACGGTGCGCACGAGCGGCGCCGCGCCCCGGACCTGCTCGCGGTCGGCCACCAGAGGCGCGGCCCAGCCGCTCTCGACGAGCTGGGCGGCCTCGACCGTGCAGCTCCAACTCCCCAACAGGAACCCGCACTTGTCGCGGGTGGCCCGCAGCTCCAGCACCTCCCGCACATGCGGGAAAGGGGCGCGGTCCTCACTGTGGTTGGAGTCGCCGTCGTCCCAGACGACCACCAGCCCAAGATCCCGTACGGGCGCGAACATGGCGGCCCGCGTCCCGACGACGGCCCGCACCTCACCCCGGCGCACGGACAGCCACTCCCGGTAGCGCCGCTCCTGCCCGGCGTCGGCGGTCAGCAGGGCGTGCTGCCCCTCGCCGAGGAGCGCGGTGAGCGCGGCGTCCACGCGCGCGGCGGGCCGCCCTGTGGGCACGACGACGAGCGCTCCCCGCCCTGAGGCGAGCGTGGCCTGCACGGCGCGGGCGATCTCCTCGGCCCACTGCGGCCCGGGCAGCGCGGTCCACACCGCACGGGGCGACCCTCCCGAGGCCAGCGCTCCGAGGAACTCGGCCCCGTGCCCGTACCGCCGCCAGGTCCCGGCGTCCGGGGCGGCCGGGGGTGCCGCGGGAGCACCGGCCGCCCGGGACTCGGCGCGCGCGTGCCGGGGCGGGATCGCCAGCTGCAACACATCGGCGAGGCTGCCCGCGTACCGGTCGGCGACGGCGCGAGCGAGTTCGAGCAGCCCGGCGTCCAGCACGGGCTCCGGTGAGACGACCTGCGCCAGGGCGGCCAGCGGCCCGCTGTACTCGGTCTCGGCGCACCGCTCGACGATGAACCCGTCGATCAGCCCGCCGCCCTCGCGCCGTCCCTCGCGCACGTTCCGCGACCCGGCCCCGAAGCGCACGCGGACCCGCACCCCGGGCTGAGCGACCTCGTCCAGTTCCTCGGGAACGGCATAGTCGAAGTACCGGTCGAGGTGCAGCACGCCCTTGTCGACCAGAACCCGCGCCACCGGCAGCTCCTTGGCGAGCGCGGCCCCCCGCCACGTCCGCGGCTTGGCCCGCGGCACCTTGGCCCCCCGCACACTGTCCCGAATCAACGCGAGCTGCTCGGCCTCGGGCACCCCACCCCCGGCGCCCGCACCCACACCCGCCCCGTTCTCGCTGCTCACAGCAGCATTCCTACCAGACCGTACTGACAGCGCCGGAAAAAGACCGAGGCCCGGCACCCCACCAGGGACACCGGGCCTCGCCACAACCGAACAGGCCAGGACCTAAAGCCCCGCCGCCTTCCGCAGCGCGTCCACGCGGTCCGTGCGCTCCCACGTGAAGTCGGGGATCGCCCGGCCGAAGTGGCCGTACGCGGCGGTCTGCGAGTAGATCGGGCGGAGCAGGTCGAGGTCGCGGATGATCGCGGCCGGGCGCAGGTCGAAGACCTCGCCGATGGCCGTCTCGATCTTGTCGGTGTCGACCGTGGCCGTGCCGAAGGTCTCGACGAAGAGGCCGACCGGCTCGGCCTTGCCGATGGCGTAGGCGACCTGGACCTCGCAGCGGGCCGCGAGGCCGGCCGCGACGACGTTCTTGGCGACCCAGCGCATCGCGTAGGCGGCCGAGCGGTCGACCTTGGACGGGTCCTTGCCGGAGAAGGCGCCGCCGCCGTGGCGGGCCATGCCGCCGTACGTGTCGATGATGATCTTGCGGCCGGTCAGGCCGGCGTCGCCCATCGGGCCGCCGATCTCGAAGCGGCCGGTGGGGTTGACCAGGAGGCGGTAGCCCTCGGTCTCCAGCTTGATGCCGTCCTCGAGGAGGGCCTTCAGCTCGGGCTCGACCACGAACTCACGGATGTCGGGAGCGAGGAGCGAGTCCAGGTCGATGTCGCTCGCGTGCTGCGAGGAGACGACGACCGTGTCGAGGCGGACGGCCTTGTCGCCGTCGTACTCGATGGTGACCTGGGTCTTGCCGTCGGGGCGCAGGTACGGGATCGTCCCGTTCTTGCGCACCTCGGACAGGCGCCGCGAGAGGCGGTGCGCG is a genomic window containing:
- a CDS encoding primosomal protein N', whose protein sequence is MSSENGAGVGAGAGGGVPEAEQLALIRDSVRGAKVPRAKPRTWRGAALAKELPVARVLVDKGVLHLDRYFDYAVPEELDEVAQPGVRVRVRFGAGSRNVREGRREGGGLIDGFIVERCAETEYSGPLAALAQVVSPEPVLDAGLLELARAVADRYAGSLADVLQLAIPPRHARAESRAAGAPAAPPAAPDAGTWRRYGHGAEFLGALASGGSPRAVWTALPGPQWAEEIARAVQATLASGRGALVVVPTGRPAARVDAALTALLGEGQHALLTADAGQERRYREWLSVRRGEVRAVVGTRAAMFAPVRDLGLVVVWDDGDSNHSEDRAPFPHVREVLELRATRDKCGFLLGSWSCTVEAAQLVESGWAAPLVADREQVRGAAPLVRTVGDGDLARDEAARAARLPTLAWRAVREGLKHGPVLVQVPRRGYVPRLACERCREPARCRRCAGPLEAQESGAALRCGWCGVAEAAWHCDSCGGFRLRAQVVGARRTAEELGRAFPAVPVRTSGREQVLDTVPGAPALVVSTPGAEPVAEGGYAAALLLDGWAMLGRPDLRAGEDALRRWIGAASLVRPQGAGGTVVVVAEPTLRPVQALVRWDPVGHAVRELADRAELGFPPVSRMAAVSGPPEALAGFLAGAELPPEAVVLGPVPVRDPGPGPTRRPGAAPAGEQWERVLIRVPPGSGAALAASLKTAQAARMARGAKGAREGGAEAVRIRVDPLDIG
- the metK gene encoding methionine adenosyltransferase, giving the protein MSRRLFTSESVTEGHPDKIADQISDTILDALLREDPTSRVAVETLITTGLVHVAGEVTTKAYAPIAQLVRDKILEIGYDSSKKGFDGASCGVSVSIGSQSPDIAQGVDTAYEKRVEGDEDELDKQGAGDQGLMFGYACDETPELMPLPIHLAHRLSRRLSEVRKNGTIPYLRPDGKTQVTIEYDGDKAVRLDTVVVSSQHASDIDLDSLLAPDIREFVVEPELKALLEDGIKLETEGYRLLVNPTGRFEIGGPMGDAGLTGRKIIIDTYGGMARHGGGAFSGKDPSKVDRSAAYAMRWVAKNVVAAGLAARCEVQVAYAIGKAEPVGLFVETFGTATVDTDKIETAIGEVFDLRPAAIIRDLDLLRPIYSQTAAYGHFGRAIPDFTWERTDRVDALRKAAGL